Proteins encoded within one genomic window of Lagenorhynchus albirostris chromosome 9, mLagAlb1.1, whole genome shotgun sequence:
- the SMIM38 gene encoding small integral membrane protein 38, translated as MASRSGGSAGPDPLMFVLAIILLVRFILWACLGAYIDYRLARRRPRKPKED; from the coding sequence ATGGCCTCCCGGTCCGGGGGGAGCGCGGGCCCCGACCCGCTCATGTTCGTGTTGGCCATCATCCTGCTGGTGCGCTTCATTCTCTGGGCCTGCCTCGGGGCCTACATCGATTATAGGCTGGCCCGGCGGCGGCCCCGCAAACCCAAGGAGGACTAG